From Robbsia betulipollinis, the proteins below share one genomic window:
- a CDS encoding integration host factor subunit beta, with amino-acid sequence MTRSELVIQLASRFPQLVAKDADYAVKTMLDAMSEALANGHRIEIRGFGSFALNRRPSREGRNPKSGEKVLVPEKFVPHFKPGKELRERVDRRCGEPIQAKASDDDI; translated from the coding sequence ATGACGCGATCGGAATTGGTGATCCAGCTTGCCTCGCGTTTTCCGCAACTGGTTGCCAAGGATGCGGATTACGCGGTCAAGACGATGCTCGATGCGATGTCCGAGGCCCTGGCCAACGGACACCGGATCGAAATCCGCGGGTTCGGCAGTTTTGCGTTGAATCGTCGGCCGTCACGCGAAGGGCGTAACCCGAAGTCGGGCGAGAAAGTGCTGGTGCCGGAGAAATTCGTCCCTCACTTCAAACCCGGCAAGGAGCTGCGCGAGCGCGTCGACCGGCGGTGCGGCGAACCGATCCAGGCGAAAGCCTCCGACGACGACATCTGA
- the pheA gene encoding prephenate dehydratase, with protein sequence MKDHSQTPSLEDQLVPLRARIDKIDAELIRLLNERAGVAHEVGEVKKVFDAPVFRPEREQQVIARLQGLSRGPLHDTHIAAIWGEIMSASRALEKPTVVAFLGPVGTYSEQAALDYFGNSATGLPCPSIDEVFRSVEAGASEFGVVPVENSTEGAVSRTLDLLLSTSLSITGEIALPIHHNLLALGTDLAAIRAVCAHPQAIAQCQRWLSTHLPHAERRAVSSNAEGARLAAADPTLAAIAGDRAAAHYGLQTPAAQIQDDVHNRTRFHVIGGTPPAPSGADQTSLILSVKNEAGAVYRMLEPFATYGVSMSRFESRPARSGSWAYYFYIDIEGHREEPRVAEAIAALDRIAAFVRVAGSYPRAR encoded by the coding sequence ATGAAAGACCATTCGCAAACGCCCTCGCTCGAGGACCAGCTCGTCCCGCTGCGTGCCCGTATCGACAAGATCGACGCGGAGTTGATCCGCCTGCTCAACGAGCGGGCCGGCGTGGCGCACGAAGTCGGCGAGGTGAAGAAGGTGTTCGACGCGCCCGTATTCCGCCCGGAGCGGGAGCAGCAGGTGATCGCCCGCTTGCAGGGGTTGAGCCGGGGCCCGCTGCACGATACGCATATCGCCGCGATCTGGGGCGAGATCATGTCGGCGAGCCGGGCACTGGAAAAACCCACGGTGGTCGCCTTCCTCGGGCCGGTGGGCACCTACAGCGAGCAGGCCGCGCTCGATTATTTCGGCAATTCGGCGACCGGCCTGCCGTGCCCTTCGATCGACGAGGTATTCCGCTCGGTCGAGGCCGGCGCCAGCGAGTTCGGCGTCGTGCCGGTCGAGAATTCGACCGAAGGGGCGGTATCGCGCACGCTCGACCTGTTGTTGAGCACATCCCTGTCGATCACCGGCGAGATCGCCTTGCCGATCCATCACAACCTGCTCGCGCTCGGCACGGACCTGGCCGCCATCCGGGCGGTGTGCGCGCATCCGCAGGCCATCGCGCAATGTCAGCGCTGGTTGTCGACGCATCTGCCCCATGCCGAGCGCCGCGCGGTGTCGAGCAACGCGGAGGGCGCCCGGCTGGCGGCCGCCGATCCGACGCTCGCCGCGATCGCCGGCGACCGCGCCGCCGCGCACTACGGCCTGCAGACGCCGGCCGCGCAGATCCAGGACGATGTCCACAACCGCACGCGTTTCCATGTGATCGGCGGCACGCCGCCCGCGCCGAGCGGGGCCGACCAGACGTCCCTGATCCTGTCGGTGAAGAACGAAGCGGGCGCGGTCTACCGCATGCTCGAACCGTTCGCCACCTACGGCGTATCGATGAGCCGGTTCGAATCGCGCCCCGCGCGCAGCGGCAGCTGGGCCTACTATTTCTATATCGATATCGAAGGCCATCGCGAGGAACCGCGCGTCGCCGAGGCGATCGCCGCGCTCGACAGGATCGCCGCCTTCGTGCGCGTCGCGGGTTCCTATCCCCGTGCCCGCTGA
- the rpsA gene encoding 30S ribosomal protein S1 — translation MSDLQTATPNTESFATMFEESLTRQDMRAGEVISAEVVRIDHNFVVVNAGLKSEAYIPIEEFQNDAGEVEVELGDFVSVAIDALENGYGDTILSRDKAKRLASWLQLEKALDNDELVTGTITGKVKGGMTVMINGIRAFLPGSLVDVRPVKDTTAYEGKTLEFRVIKLDRKRNNVVVSRRAVVEATQGEERAKLLQTLKEDAIVDGIVKNITDYGAFVDLGGIDGLLHITDIAWRRVRHPSEVLSVGQEVRAKVLKFDQEKNRVSLGMKQLGDDPWEGISRRYPANTRLFGKVTNITEYGAFVEIESGIEGLVHVSEMDWTNKNVAPNKVVQLGDEVEVMVLEIDEDRRRISLGMKQCKPNPWDDFSRNYKKGDRLHGAIKSITDFGVFIGLPGGIDGLVHLSDLSWNETGEEAVRKYKKGDEVDALVLGIDVDKERISLGIKQMEGDPFSNFVAMNDKGSVVRGTVKSVDPKGAIINLGNDIEGYLRASEIAQDRVEDARNVLKEGEEVTAVIINVDRKSRGINLSVKAKDSAETQETVSKFQAESSAATGTTNLGALLKAKMEGSNS, via the coding sequence ATGTCCGACCTCCAAACCGCAACCCCCAACACCGAATCTTTTGCCACGATGTTCGAAGAGTCGCTGACTCGACAGGACATGCGCGCTGGTGAAGTGATCTCGGCTGAAGTCGTCCGCATCGATCACAACTTCGTCGTCGTCAACGCCGGGCTGAAGTCCGAAGCGTACATTCCGATCGAAGAGTTTCAGAATGACGCCGGCGAAGTCGAAGTGGAACTGGGCGATTTCGTCTCGGTGGCCATCGACGCGCTCGAAAACGGCTACGGCGACACGATCCTGTCGCGCGACAAGGCCAAGCGTCTCGCTTCCTGGCTGCAGCTGGAAAAGGCGCTCGACAACGACGAGCTGGTCACCGGCACGATCACCGGCAAGGTGAAGGGTGGTATGACGGTCATGATCAACGGTATCCGCGCATTCCTGCCGGGTTCGCTGGTCGACGTCCGTCCGGTCAAGGACACGACCGCCTACGAAGGCAAGACGCTGGAATTCCGCGTCATCAAGCTCGATCGCAAGCGTAACAACGTCGTGGTGTCGCGCCGCGCGGTGGTGGAAGCCACGCAGGGCGAAGAGCGCGCGAAGCTGCTCCAGACGCTGAAGGAAGACGCGATCGTCGACGGCATCGTCAAGAACATCACCGACTACGGCGCATTCGTCGACCTGGGCGGCATCGACGGTCTGCTGCACATCACCGACATCGCCTGGCGTCGCGTGCGTCACCCGAGCGAAGTGCTGTCCGTCGGCCAGGAAGTGCGCGCGAAGGTCCTGAAGTTCGATCAGGAAAAGAACCGCGTCTCGCTGGGCATGAAGCAGCTGGGCGACGACCCGTGGGAAGGCATTTCGCGCCGCTACCCGGCGAACACCCGCCTGTTCGGCAAGGTCACGAACATCACCGAATACGGTGCGTTCGTCGAGATCGAGTCGGGCATCGAGGGCCTGGTGCACGTGTCCGAAATGGACTGGACCAACAAGAACGTCGCGCCGAACAAGGTCGTTCAGCTGGGCGACGAAGTCGAAGTCATGGTCCTCGAGATCGACGAAGACCGCCGCCGCATCAGCCTCGGCATGAAGCAGTGCAAGCCGAACCCGTGGGACGACTTCAGCCGTAACTACAAGAAGGGCGACCGCCTGCACGGCGCGATCAAGTCGATCACCGATTTCGGCGTGTTCATCGGTCTGCCGGGCGGCATCGACGGTCTGGTCCATCTGTCCGACCTGTCGTGGAACGAGACGGGCGAGGAAGCGGTTCGCAAGTACAAGAAGGGCGACGAAGTCGACGCGCTGGTGCTGGGCATCGACGTCGACAAGGAACGCATCTCGCTGGGCATCAAGCAGATGGAAGGCGACCCGTTCAGCAACTTCGTGGCGATGAACGACAAGGGTTCGGTCGTGCGCGGCACGGTGAAGTCGGTCGATCCGAAGGGCGCGATCATCAATCTGGGCAACGACATCGAGGGTTACCTCCGTGCGTCGGAAATCGCCCAGGACCGCGTCGAAGATGCACGCAACGTGCTGAAGGAAGGCGAAGAGGTGACTGCGGTCATCATCAACGTCGACCGCAAGTCGCGTGGCATCAACCTGTCGGTCAAGGCCAAGGATTCGGCCGAGACGCAGGAAACGGTATCGAAGTTCCAGGCGGAAAGCTCGGCTGCCACCGGCACGACCAACCTGGGCGCGCTGCTGAAGGCCAAGATGGAAGGCTCGAACTCGTAA
- a CDS encoding DUF2059 domain-containing protein, producing the protein MQTRFKHLALLALFVSPLSMAQALQDQSAPAPTVAVAPADPAKAAAIKDLLKAIDGDKLASAIGNSAQMQAKQLVPAILSDALSENKTLNDKQKQAAVPQLQKTEVPKLVDAAGQVFATENFRREAVTAQQDAYNKYYSTQEIKDLTTFYTSPAGRKFIQVQDQVGRDVVNGLMQKYMPQSIQATRSQADRDVSAIKPAAAK; encoded by the coding sequence ATGCAAACACGTTTTAAACATCTGGCGCTGCTCGCCCTGTTCGTTTCCCCGCTGTCGATGGCGCAAGCGCTGCAGGATCAAAGCGCCCCGGCACCGACCGTCGCGGTCGCGCCCGCCGACCCGGCGAAGGCCGCGGCGATCAAGGATCTGCTGAAGGCCATCGACGGCGACAAGCTGGCGAGCGCGATCGGCAACAGTGCGCAGATGCAGGCGAAGCAACTGGTCCCGGCGATTCTCTCGGACGCGCTGTCCGAGAACAAGACGCTGAACGACAAGCAGAAGCAGGCCGCCGTGCCGCAACTGCAAAAGACCGAAGTGCCGAAGCTGGTGGACGCGGCGGGCCAGGTTTTCGCGACCGAGAACTTCCGTCGCGAAGCGGTGACGGCGCAGCAGGACGCGTACAACAAGTACTATTCGACGCAGGAAATCAAGGACCTGACCACGTTCTACACGAGCCCGGCGGGCCGCAAGTTCATCCAGGTCCAGGATCAGGTCGGCCGCGACGTCGTCAATGGCCTGATGCAGAAGTACATGCCGCAATCGATCCAGGCAACGCGCTCGCAGGCGGATCGCGACGTTTCGGCGATCAAGCCGGCTGCGGCGAAGTAA
- the aroA gene encoding 3-phosphoshikimate 1-carboxyvinyltransferase, whose translation MKQLELGPYSRASGTLALPGSKSISNRVLLMAALAEGETRLENLLESDDTRVMLDALRLLGIEWAHLPADASDPSDAAQHGGKGAKGEAWRVTGAPDGFPVRDADIFVGNAGTAVRPLTAALALNEGRYRVSGVKRMHERPIGDLVDGLLAVGARIDYLGQPGFPPLQIHPGATAGAGVARPIRVRGDVSSQFLSALLLSLPRLSAHGRATVEVDGELISKPYVDITTGMMARFGVPVEREGWQRFSVAAGSRYRSPGTLVVEGDASSASYFLAAGVLGGGPLRVEGVGRASIQGDVRFADALTQMGANVMMGEHWIEVRGVDTGDGRLRPVDMDCNLIPDAAMTLAVAALRASGPSILRNIGSWRVKETDRISAMATELRKLGADVQEGPDWLRVVPPTQLRAGAVIDTYDDHRMAMCFSLVSLLGVPVTINDPDCVAKTFPDYFDRFAQVVR comes from the coding sequence ATGAAGCAGCTTGAACTAGGACCTTATTCCCGCGCGAGCGGCACGCTGGCGCTGCCCGGCTCGAAAAGCATCTCGAACCGCGTATTGCTGATGGCCGCGCTGGCCGAGGGCGAGACGCGGCTCGAGAATTTGCTTGAGTCGGACGACACGCGCGTGATGCTCGACGCATTGCGCCTGCTCGGTATCGAGTGGGCACACCTGCCCGCGGACGCATCGGATCCGTCCGATGCCGCGCAACATGGCGGAAAGGGTGCAAAGGGCGAAGCGTGGCGTGTGACCGGTGCCCCGGACGGCTTTCCGGTGCGCGACGCGGACATCTTCGTCGGCAATGCGGGCACGGCGGTGCGGCCGCTGACCGCGGCGCTGGCGCTGAACGAGGGCCGCTACCGCGTCAGCGGCGTGAAGCGCATGCACGAGCGGCCGATCGGCGATCTGGTCGACGGCCTGCTCGCCGTGGGCGCGCGCATCGACTACCTCGGACAGCCCGGCTTCCCACCGTTGCAGATTCACCCCGGCGCGACCGCCGGAGCAGGCGTCGCGCGGCCGATTCGCGTGCGGGGCGACGTCTCCAGCCAGTTCCTGAGCGCGCTGCTGCTGTCGTTGCCGCGGTTGTCCGCGCACGGGCGGGCCACGGTGGAAGTCGACGGCGAACTGATTTCCAAGCCCTATGTCGACATCACGACCGGCATGATGGCGCGCTTCGGCGTACCCGTCGAGCGCGAGGGCTGGCAGCGCTTCAGCGTCGCCGCCGGCAGCCGTTACCGCTCGCCGGGCACGCTCGTGGTCGAGGGCGACGCATCGTCGGCTTCCTACTTTCTCGCCGCCGGCGTGCTGGGCGGCGGGCCGCTGCGGGTCGAGGGCGTGGGCCGCGCCAGCATCCAGGGCGATGTGCGCTTCGCCGACGCATTGACGCAGATGGGCGCCAACGTGATGATGGGCGAGCACTGGATCGAGGTGCGCGGCGTCGATACCGGGGACGGGCGCCTGCGTCCGGTCGACATGGACTGCAACCTCATCCCGGACGCGGCGATGACGCTCGCGGTCGCGGCGCTGCGCGCGTCGGGGCCGTCGATCCTGCGCAATATCGGCAGCTGGCGCGTGAAGGAAACCGACCGGATCAGCGCCATGGCGACGGAATTGCGCAAGCTGGGCGCCGACGTGCAGGAAGGCCCGGACTGGCTGCGCGTGGTGCCGCCGACGCAACTGCGCGCCGGCGCGGTGATCGATACCTACGACGACCACCGCATGGCGATGTGCTTTTCGCTGGTGAGCCTGCTGGGCGTGCCGGTCACCATCAACGACCCGGACTGCGTCGCCAAGACCTTTCCCGACTATTTCGACCGCTTCGCGCAGGTGGTGCGGTGA
- the serC gene encoding 3-phosphoserine/phosphohydroxythreonine transaminase has product MRAYNFSAGPAALPLEVLQQAADEMLDWQGSGMSVMEMSHRGREYTSIHEAALGDLRELLAIPSSHRVLLMQGGGLAENAIVPLNLLGARRRADYVVTGSWSGKSQKEALRYCDAHVAVSTAAGGFVRVPSLDEWQLSPDAAYVHVCTNETVNGVEFAEVPALGDVPLVADISSHMLSRPLDIARYGALYGGAQKNVGIAGLTVVIVREDLLDRALAICPSAFEWKTVAQNNSMYNTPPTYAIYIAGLVCQWLKRQGGLAEIERRNIAKARLLYETIDRSAFYANPVQPDARSRMNVPFTLADESRNAAFLDGARERGLTQLKGHKSVGGMRASIYNAMPMAGVEALVDYMTAFEREQA; this is encoded by the coding sequence ATGCGAGCTTACAATTTTTCCGCGGGCCCCGCGGCGCTGCCTCTCGAAGTATTGCAGCAGGCCGCCGATGAAATGCTGGACTGGCAAGGTTCCGGCATGAGCGTGATGGAGATGAGCCATCGCGGGCGGGAATACACGTCGATCCACGAGGCGGCGCTCGGGGACCTGCGGGAACTGTTGGCGATCCCGTCCAGCCACCGGGTGCTGCTGATGCAGGGCGGCGGACTGGCGGAAAACGCGATCGTGCCGCTCAACCTGCTGGGCGCGCGCCGGCGTGCGGATTACGTCGTGACCGGCTCGTGGTCGGGCAAATCGCAGAAGGAAGCGCTGCGCTATTGCGACGCGCACGTCGCCGTGTCGACCGCCGCGGGCGGCTTCGTGCGCGTGCCGTCGCTGGACGAGTGGCAGCTCTCGCCGGACGCCGCCTATGTGCACGTCTGCACGAACGAGACCGTCAACGGGGTCGAATTCGCCGAGGTGCCGGCGCTGGGCGACGTGCCGCTGGTGGCCGACATCTCCTCGCACATGTTGTCGCGTCCGCTCGACATCGCGCGCTACGGCGCGCTCTATGGCGGCGCGCAGAAGAACGTGGGCATCGCCGGCCTGACCGTCGTCATCGTGCGCGAGGACTTGCTGGACCGGGCGCTGGCGATCTGTCCGTCGGCCTTCGAGTGGAAGACCGTCGCCCAGAACAACTCGATGTACAACACGCCGCCCACCTATGCGATCTACATCGCCGGTCTCGTCTGCCAGTGGCTGAAGCGTCAGGGCGGACTGGCCGAGATCGAACGGCGCAACATCGCCAAGGCGCGGCTGCTGTACGAAACCATCGATCGCAGCGCCTTCTACGCGAACCCGGTGCAGCCCGACGCCCGCTCCCGGATGAACGTGCCGTTCACGCTGGCGGACGAATCGCGTAATGCCGCCTTTCTGGACGGCGCGCGCGAACGCGGCCTGACCCAGTTGAAGGGGCACAAGAGCGTCGGCGGCATGCGCGCGTCGATCTACAACGCCATGCCGATGGCGGGCGTGGAGGCGCTGGTCGATTACATGACCGCATTCGAACGCGAGCAGGCCTGA
- a CDS encoding prephenate dehydrogenase translates to MPAEHPVPGAPRVSDRGPDFAFDRVLVCGIGLIGGSVARALRRMHREGRAGGAGVIAAADPHAAALTRALALGMIDEACVLAPVEGSGDDAAPVAADAGGWGEAEAAAFARLAARADLIVLAAPVAQTRALLAHAAPVLRADAVLTDVGSTKGQVCDAARELLGPRHARFVAAHPIAGGEASGVDAGDAALFAGRDVILCPAPDTAPDAVTRVAAMWRLAGARTACMTPARHDQLFAGVSHLPHLLAFAFIEHILQSEGADERLAFAGPGFRDFTRIAASNPRMWRDICLANRTAVLADLDRYLAVLGGVRTALAEADGDTLEALFSRSRAAREGWHPGAARVESTAAPATAPAASHAGNRNETADDLSSTAGKPMKNRNI, encoded by the coding sequence GTGCCCGCTGAGCATCCGGTGCCGGGAGCGCCGCGGGTATCGGACCGAGGGCCGGATTTCGCCTTCGATCGCGTGCTCGTCTGCGGTATCGGCCTGATCGGCGGATCGGTGGCGCGCGCGCTGCGGCGCATGCATCGCGAGGGCCGCGCCGGCGGCGCGGGCGTGATCGCCGCTGCCGATCCGCACGCCGCAGCGCTGACGCGCGCGCTGGCGCTGGGCATGATCGACGAAGCCTGCGTGCTGGCGCCTGTCGAGGGGTCCGGAGACGACGCCGCGCCGGTGGCGGCGGACGCTGGAGGGTGGGGCGAGGCCGAGGCCGCCGCGTTCGCGCGGCTGGCGGCGCGGGCGGACCTGATCGTCCTGGCGGCGCCGGTGGCGCAGACGCGGGCGCTGCTTGCGCATGCCGCGCCCGTGCTGCGCGCCGACGCGGTGTTGACCGATGTCGGCAGCACGAAAGGGCAGGTCTGCGACGCGGCGCGTGAGCTGTTGGGCCCGCGGCACGCGCGCTTCGTCGCCGCGCATCCGATCGCCGGAGGCGAGGCCAGCGGCGTCGACGCCGGCGATGCCGCGCTGTTTGCCGGGCGCGACGTGATCCTCTGTCCGGCGCCCGACACCGCGCCCGACGCCGTGACGCGCGTCGCGGCGATGTGGCGTCTCGCCGGCGCCCGCACCGCGTGCATGACGCCCGCGCGGCACGACCAGCTTTTCGCTGGCGTCAGCCATCTGCCGCATCTCCTTGCTTTTGCGTTCATCGAGCATATTCTTCAATCGGAAGGCGCGGACGAACGCCTGGCGTTCGCCGGCCCCGGCTTCCGCGATTTCACACGCATCGCGGCGTCGAATCCGCGGATGTGGCGCGATATCTGCCTGGCCAACCGCACCGCGGTGCTGGCGGACCTCGACCGATACCTGGCGGTGCTGGGCGGCGTGCGCACGGCGCTGGCCGAAGCCGACGGCGACACGCTGGAGGCCCTGTTCTCGCGTTCCCGCGCGGCACGCGAGGGCTGGCACCCCGGCGCGGCGCGTGTCGAATCTACCGCCGCGCCTGCCACCGCGCCTGCCGCCTCGCACGCAGGCAACCGAAACGAAACGGCCGACGACCTTTCGTCGACGGCCGGCAAGCCCATGAAGAACCGGAACATATGA
- the rfaE1 gene encoding D-glycero-beta-D-manno-heptose-7-phosphate kinase, with protein sequence MNPDSHIPQATLPSLPSSTPAPPPAAPESLSVVDRAVLGRSKVLVVGDVMLDRYWFGDVNRISPEAPVPVVLAQRSEERLGGAANVARNVAALGGEGSLLCVVGNDEPGERIVSLLEESRVIAHLERDAALATTIKLRVLARQQQLLRIDFESSPAHEVLLACLGRFASLLPTTDIVLLSDYAKGGLTHVGKMIAMARDAGKPVLVDPKGSDWSRYGGATLLTPNRAELQQVVGSWASEGELREKIDALRASLRLDALLLTRSEDGMSLFTADGVLSVPAQAREVYDVSGAGDTVIATLAVMLGAGLSLADAVRLANRAGGIVVGKLGTATLGYDELFNI encoded by the coding sequence ATGAATCCTGACTCCCACATCCCGCAGGCGACCCTGCCTTCCCTGCCATCCTCGACGCCAGCGCCGCCTCCGGCGGCACCGGAATCACTGTCCGTGGTCGACAGGGCGGTATTGGGCCGCTCGAAGGTGCTGGTCGTCGGCGACGTCATGCTGGACCGGTACTGGTTCGGCGATGTCAATCGCATCTCTCCGGAGGCGCCGGTGCCGGTGGTGCTCGCGCAGCGCAGCGAGGAGCGGCTCGGCGGCGCGGCCAACGTCGCGCGCAACGTCGCCGCCCTGGGCGGTGAAGGTTCGTTGCTGTGCGTGGTCGGCAACGACGAGCCGGGCGAACGCATCGTCAGCCTGCTGGAGGAAAGCCGCGTCATCGCGCATCTGGAGCGCGACGCCGCGCTCGCGACCACGATCAAGCTGCGCGTGCTCGCGCGGCAGCAGCAATTGCTGCGTATCGATTTCGAAAGCAGCCCCGCGCACGAGGTGCTGCTTGCCTGTCTCGGGCGTTTCGCGTCCCTGCTGCCCACCACCGATATCGTGCTGCTGTCCGACTACGCGAAGGGCGGTCTGACGCATGTCGGCAAGATGATCGCGATGGCGCGCGACGCCGGCAAGCCGGTGCTGGTCGATCCCAAGGGCAGCGACTGGTCGCGCTACGGAGGCGCCACGCTTCTGACGCCGAACCGCGCCGAACTGCAACAGGTGGTGGGGAGCTGGGCAAGCGAAGGCGAACTGCGCGAAAAGATCGATGCGCTGCGCGCGTCGCTGCGACTCGACGCGCTGCTGCTGACCCGCTCGGAAGACGGTATGAGCCTCTTCACCGCGGACGGTGTGCTGTCGGTGCCCGCGCAGGCGCGCGAAGTGTACGACGTCTCGGGTGCGGGCGATACCGTCATCGCCACGCTGGCCGTGATGCTGGGCGCGGGTCTGTCGCTGGCCGACGCCGTGCGTCTGGCGAACCGCGCCGGCGGCATCGTGGTCGGCAAGCTCGGCACCGCGACGCTCGGTTACGACGAGTTGTTCAATATCTGA
- the lapB gene encoding lipopolysaccharide assembly protein LapB, which translates to MDLDFWWLLVIPVVFGLGWMAARFDLKHLLSDAANLPRSYFRGLNFLLNEQPDKAIDAFIEVVKLDPETTELHFALGSLFRRRGETERAIRVHQNLLNRADLPVNERDHALYELGQDFLKAGLLDRAEQTFASIEVGLYHTEAERSLLTIFQTEKDWARSIAIARKLEDAGSPSLRKEISQFHCELAADALQRGERDAAREELASALKTNSGNVRATILLGDVEAAAGNTAGALGFYTRVESQNAVYLPLVAEPIMKAYQAEGRAHEGAARLVDYLDNHPSIDLLDVAYKHVNATEGIEAAHALALRQMKRAPSASATLLLLEGQIATSEAPRRDELELMRNLIRQRTRNLPRFTCQNCGFRARLFYWQCPGCGHWESYAPRRTETLGSSA; encoded by the coding sequence ATGGACCTCGATTTCTGGTGGTTGCTGGTCATTCCAGTGGTGTTCGGACTGGGCTGGATGGCGGCGCGCTTCGATCTCAAGCATTTGTTGTCGGACGCGGCGAATCTGCCGCGTTCGTATTTCCGCGGTTTGAATTTCCTGCTCAACGAGCAGCCCGACAAGGCCATCGACGCCTTCATCGAAGTCGTCAAGCTCGATCCCGAAACCACCGAACTGCACTTCGCGCTCGGCAGCCTGTTCCGGCGCCGCGGCGAGACGGAGCGGGCGATCCGGGTGCACCAGAACCTGCTGAACCGGGCGGACCTGCCCGTCAACGAGCGCGACCACGCGCTGTACGAACTGGGTCAGGATTTCCTGAAGGCGGGCCTGCTCGACCGCGCCGAACAGACCTTCGCGTCGATCGAGGTGGGGCTCTACCACACCGAGGCCGAACGCTCGCTGCTGACGATTTTCCAGACCGAGAAAGACTGGGCGCGCTCGATCGCGATCGCCCGCAAGCTCGAGGATGCCGGCTCGCCTTCGCTGCGCAAGGAAATCTCGCAATTCCATTGCGAACTGGCCGCCGATGCGCTGCAGCGCGGCGAGCGCGACGCCGCGCGCGAGGAATTGGCGAGCGCGCTGAAGACGAATTCCGGGAACGTACGCGCGACGATCCTGTTGGGCGATGTGGAGGCGGCCGCCGGCAACACCGCCGGCGCGCTGGGTTTCTACACCCGGGTGGAGAGCCAGAACGCGGTGTACCTGCCGCTGGTTGCAGAGCCGATCATGAAGGCCTATCAGGCCGAAGGCCGGGCGCACGAGGGCGCGGCACGGCTGGTCGATTACCTCGACAACCATCCGTCGATCGACCTGCTTGACGTCGCCTACAAGCATGTCAATGCCACGGAAGGCATCGAGGCCGCGCATGCGCTGGCGCTGCGGCAGATGAAGCGCGCGCCCAGCGCCTCCGCGACTCTGCTGCTGCTCGAGGGGCAGATCGCCACCAGCGAGGCGCCGCGCCGCGACGAGCTGGAATTGATGCGTAATCTGATCCGTCAGCGCACCCGCAATCTGCCGCGCTTCACGTGTCAGAATTGCGGTTTTCGCGCGCGGCTTTTCTATTGGCAATGCCCTGGCTGCGGTCATTGGGAAAGCTATGCGCCGCGGCGAACCGAGACGCTGGGCAGTTCCGCCTGA
- the cmk gene encoding (d)CMP kinase, translating to MTDAVGHPVVTIDGPTASGKGTVASRVAAVLGFHLLDSGALYRLTALASARQGVAADDAESLAGIAATLDIRFTGNDVVLDGCDVSHEIRAEAIGLRASAIAVHGPVRNALFARQRAFREAPGLVADGRDMGTVIFPDARLKVFLTASVEARAARRLKQLSDKGFSANMDDLLKDLRERDARDTARTVAPLKPAADAFLLDTSEMSIETAVDAVIGWYRRSA from the coding sequence GTGACGGACGCGGTGGGACACCCGGTCGTGACGATCGACGGGCCGACCGCGTCCGGCAAGGGCACGGTCGCTTCGCGCGTCGCCGCGGTCCTGGGTTTTCATCTGCTCGACAGCGGCGCCTTGTACCGGCTGACCGCGCTCGCCAGCGCCCGGCAGGGCGTGGCCGCCGACGACGCCGAATCCCTTGCCGGGATCGCCGCCACGCTCGATATCCGCTTCACCGGGAACGACGTGGTGTTGGACGGATGCGACGTTTCGCACGAGATCCGTGCCGAAGCGATCGGGCTGCGCGCCTCGGCGATCGCCGTGCATGGGCCGGTGCGCAATGCCTTGTTCGCACGCCAGCGGGCGTTTCGCGAAGCGCCGGGCCTGGTGGCCGACGGCCGCGACATGGGCACGGTGATTTTTCCGGATGCCCGGTTGAAGGTGTTTCTGACCGCGAGCGTCGAGGCGCGCGCGGCGCGGCGGCTTAAGCAATTGAGCGACAAAGGTTTTTCTGCTAACATGGATGATCTGCTAAAGGATTTGCGGGAACGCGATGCGCGCGATACGGCGCGGACCGTGGCGCCGCTGAAGCCGGCGGCGGATGCGTTCCTGCTGGATACCTCCGAAATGTCGATCGAAACTGCGGTCGACGCAGTGATCGGGTGGTACCGGCGAAGCGCCTGA
- a CDS encoding LapA family protein yields MKFFVWLIRILIFIAFLVLALANLQEGSLNLLAGYTWSAPMILIGLVFFVIGALAGLLAALPGWFRRGRELARLRRELQVAREGRDPADLPPFPPIM; encoded by the coding sequence ATGAAGTTTTTCGTCTGGCTGATTCGTATCCTGATCTTCATCGCGTTTCTCGTGCTGGCGCTCGCCAACCTGCAGGAGGGTTCGCTGAATCTGCTCGCGGGATATACATGGAGCGCGCCGATGATCCTGATCGGATTGGTGTTCTTCGTGATCGGCGCGCTCGCGGGACTGCTCGCCGCGTTGCCTGGCTGGTTCCGGCGGGGCCGCGAACTCGCGCGGCTGCGCCGCGAGCTGCAGGTGGCGCGCGAGGGCCGCGACCCCGCGGACCTGCCGCCGTTTCCGCCCATCATGTAA